One genomic segment of Rivularia sp. PCC 7116 includes these proteins:
- a CDS encoding thioester reductase domain-containing protein: MTTKQSMNAGEIQNWLLSNLAEILHMEAEEIDVTQPLDSYGLDSTQAMVIVTKAQKMLGFELSPMLLWHYPTIEALSARLAEEAEESQQETKSLVDTTNTPNLAAEAVLDETIRPASNSYKFNPNPQNIFLTGGTGFLGAFLIYELLQQTDADIYCLVRATDAEAGKQKLKNNLQAYAIWNEEFSPRIIPIVGDLSQPQLGISTEGFDMLATNIDAIYHSAAMLNYVFPYSALKTANVLGTQEIIRLACKIKVKPLHYVSSVAVFESPEYAGKVVKEDDSFDRWEGIFLGYSQTKWVAEKLVKIASQRGLPITIYRPPLISGHSQTGVGNTDDFVNLMTKGCLQMGAFPDVDYKLDMSPVDYVSQAIVYLSTQEESLGNAFHLQHPEPAPLSTLVDWLSSFGFPIKMIPYEEWQDKLINDVTSEENPLYTLRPFLLERWSERQLTIPDLYLTENRPIISCDETLNALAGSGVSCAPIDAQLYTTYATYLIQNGFLNLESVLSS; encoded by the coding sequence ATGACTACAAAACAATCTATGAACGCTGGAGAAATTCAAAATTGGTTATTATCTAACTTGGCTGAAATACTGCATATGGAAGCCGAAGAAATCGATGTAACTCAACCTTTAGATAGCTACGGTTTAGATTCAACTCAAGCAATGGTAATTGTGACCAAAGCACAGAAAATGCTCGGATTTGAATTGTCCCCCATGTTGCTTTGGCATTATCCCACAATAGAAGCGCTTTCGGCTCGTTTAGCAGAAGAAGCAGAAGAATCCCAACAGGAAACCAAATCGCTTGTTGATACCACCAATACTCCTAATTTAGCAGCAGAAGCAGTTCTTGATGAAACTATTCGTCCAGCTTCCAATTCTTATAAATTTAACCCCAATCCTCAGAATATTTTCTTAACCGGAGGTACCGGTTTTTTAGGAGCATTTTTAATTTACGAACTCTTACAGCAGACAGATGCAGATATCTACTGCTTAGTACGGGCAACAGATGCAGAAGCAGGCAAACAAAAGCTAAAAAATAATTTACAAGCTTATGCAATTTGGAATGAAGAATTTAGTCCTCGAATTATTCCTATAGTTGGTGACTTATCCCAGCCGCAACTAGGCATCAGCACAGAAGGCTTTGATATGCTGGCAACCAATATAGATGCCATTTATCACAGTGCTGCAATGCTCAACTATGTGTTTCCCTACTCAGCATTGAAAACAGCCAACGTATTAGGAACTCAAGAAATCATCAGATTGGCTTGCAAAATCAAAGTCAAACCCTTACATTACGTCTCCAGCGTCGCCGTCTTTGAATCACCCGAATACGCAGGAAAAGTAGTCAAAGAAGATGATAGTTTTGACCGTTGGGAAGGAATTTTCTTAGGTTATTCTCAAACCAAATGGGTAGCAGAAAAACTAGTTAAAATAGCTTCTCAAAGAGGACTTCCCATCACCATTTACAGACCACCTTTGATTTCCGGACACAGCCAAACTGGTGTAGGTAACACCGACGATTTTGTAAACTTAATGACCAAAGGCTGTTTGCAGATGGGAGCTTTTCCCGACGTTGACTATAAGTTAGATATGTCACCCGTTGATTATGTAAGTCAAGCCATAGTTTATCTATCCACACAAGAAGAATCCCTCGGTAACGCTTTCCATCTCCAACATCCAGAACCCGCACCTTTAAGCACATTGGTTGATTGGTTGAGTTCTTTTGGCTTTCCCATCAAGATGATTCCTTATGAAGAATGGCAAGACAAGTTGATCAATGATGTCACATCAGAGGAAAATCCTTTATATACTTTGCGTCCGTTTCTACTGGAACGTTGGTCAGAAAGACAATTGACTATTCCGGATTTATACTTAACAGAAAATAGACCAATTATTAGTTGTGACGAGACTTTGAATGCACTCGCAGGAAGCGGTGTCTCTTGTGCCCCAATTGACGCGCAACTATACACTACATATGCAACTTATTTGATTCAAAATGGTTTTCTTAATCTTGAGTCAGTTCTTAGTAGTTAG